In Eubalaena glacialis isolate mEubGla1 chromosome 3, mEubGla1.1.hap2.+ XY, whole genome shotgun sequence, the following are encoded in one genomic region:
- the LOC133088541 gene encoding large ribosomal subunit protein uL23-like, with protein sequence MAPKAKNEVPAPPKAEAKANALKAKKAVLKGVHSHKKKKIRTSPTFRRPKTLRLWRQPKYPRKSAPRRNKLDHYAIIKFPLTTESAMKKIEDNNTLVFTVDVKANKHQIKQAVKKLYDIDVAKVNTLIRPDGEKKAYVPLAPDCDGLDVANKIGII encoded by the coding sequence ATGGCGCCGAAGGCGAAGAATGAAGTCCCTGCCCCTCCGAAAGCCGAAGCCAAAGCAAATGCTTTGAAGGCCAAGAAAGCAGTGTTGAAAGGCGtacacagccacaaaaaaaagaagatccgGACGTCACCCACCTTCCGACGGCCCAAAACACTGCGGCTCTGGAGGCAGCCCAAATATCCTCGGAAGAGCGCCCCTAGGAGAAACAAGCTTGACCACTATGCCATCATCAAGTTCCCCCTCACCACCGAGTCAGCcatgaagaaaatagaagacaaCAACACACTGGTGTTCACTGTGGATGTCAAAGCCAACAAGCACCAAATTAAACAGGCTGTGAAGAAGCTCTATGACATTGACGTGGCTAAGGTCAACACCCTGATCAGGCCTGATGGAGAGAAGAAGGCATATGTTCCACTGGCTCCTGACTGTGATGGTTTGGATGTTGCCAACAAAATTGGGATCATCTAA